One window from the genome of Sebastes umbrosus isolate fSebUmb1 chromosome 12, fSebUmb1.pri, whole genome shotgun sequence encodes:
- the tnk2b gene encoding tyrosine kinase, non-receptor, 2b isoform X3, with protein MRRFDKLKKSFPFLAHFHVYRKLGSSMQCEEGTEWLLELLMEVQLQQYLLRIRDDLNVTRLSHFDYVKNEDLEKIGMGRPGQRRLWEAVKRRKAMCKRKSWMSKVFSGKRPDGGDFPQQGQPASSFRKLSPTPPLGLAEGVLTTQPGGGAPLDVQQQALTCLIPEKDLTLFEKLGDGSFGVVKRGEWLTPAGKVLNVAVKCLKTDVLNQPDALEDFICEVNAMHSLDHQNLIRLYGVVLTHPMKMVTELAPLGSMLERLRCVRPQGPVLIHTLCQYAVQVACGMAYLEQRRFIHRDLAARNILLASAHRVKIGDFGLMRALPNNDEHYVMQEHRKVPFAWCAPESLKTRTFSHATDTWMFGVTLWEMFTHGQEPWLGLNGSQILHKIDKEGERLLKPEDCPQDIYHVVLQCWAQKPDDRPTFVALREFLLETMPTDMCALQDFDEPDKLQIQLNDVITIIEGRAENYWWRGQNKRTLKVGPFPRNVVTSVAGLSAHDISRPLKNSFIHTGHGDINPVRCWGFPDRIDDLYLGNPMDPPDVLGVDLSGARLGQLPGRARKEPPPRPPQPAVLIKSKSGFSQQLLTHCSCPLCSLLAPLLKEPCYDPVNDDEDLTPAGLKRLSLRKTGSIKGLKLKPAAWVSASKQGVGRTPGSGHNPNSEVSLIDFGEEFPPPTPSPSPVVEIQIPSLAKLALEADNILDQTPPQSPSRSLPRPLHPTPVVDWDARPLPPPPAYDAVAQDEDDMEVSSINSLEQQHEEEQSEVHNPDEGLFSGQKVEGEALVSRVTDRSGLEDNLFLPSKQSQVLSSSFSQSAEIFQELQQECMRRLNVPTGSAARSSSPSPCPQTQKGHQQSVLSSNEDKPQIPPRVPIPPRPIKRGDYTSARWSRDLSLSPTPADTTEDVSGPGQERPPQIPPRDPLSQPGSRTPSPMGLVVGSPQQRVYSVSPTTMPAPLTSCPSAHTYGSYLSTSPGKLMPTTHSFASDPKYAAPKVIQAQAQGKDSVSKGPCILPIVRDGRKVSNTHYYLLPERPPYLDRYDRFFKEAESLPAGGVEERHVRQANTATVRPMVVSNQTLQGHAQGQGLVQPGELKANFSSNNNSSLGGPRSAMKTSVSLPRVCSDGLTAAVVTASCIRTDGGGNSADRVKMVQEAVHGVTIEECQAALQNHNWNIQKSVHHLKVEQLFCLGLRSRPECLKLLEMCDWNLEVASTHMLDNYGSTTRQRR; from the exons ATGCGGCGTTTTGACAAGCTGAAAAAGTCATTCCCCTTCCTGGCACACTTTCACGTCTATCGA aaACTGGGCAGTAGCATGCAGTGTGAGGAAGGCACAGAAtggctgctggagctgctgatggaggtgcagctgcagcagtaCTTGCTGCGGATCCGAGACGACCTCAACGTCACGCGGCTGTCACACTTCGACTACGTCAAGAACGAAGACCTGGAGAAGATCGGCATGGGTCGACCTG GACAGAGACGTCTGTGGGAGGCTGTGAAAAGGAGGAAAGCCATGTGCAAGCGCAAGTCCTGGATGAGCAAG GTGTTTAGCGGTAAGCGCCCAGATGGAGGAGACTTCCCTCAGCAGGGCCAGCCGGCCTCCTCCTTTCGTAAGCTGTCTCCCACACCTCCGCTGGGCCTGGCGGAGGGAGTCCTGACCACGCAGCCCGGTGGTGGTGCCCCTCTAGACGTGCAGCAGCAGGCTCTGACCTGCCTCATCCCAGAGAAGGACCTGACGCTGTTTGAGAAGCTGGGGGACGGCTCCTTCGGTGTAGTGAAGAGAGGGGAGTGGTTGACGCCTGCAGGGAAGGTG CTGAACGTAGCTGTGAAGTGTCTGAAGACAGATGTGCTCAACCAGCCCGATGCTCTGGAGGATTTCATCTGTGAGGTCAACGCCATGCACTCCCTGGACCACCAGAACCTCATTCGCCTCTACGGTGTGGTGCTCACACACCCAATGAAGATG GTGACCGAGCTGGCTCCTCTGGGCTCAATGCTGGAGCGTTTGCGATGTGTTCGTCCACAGGGCCCGGTGTTGATCCACACGCTTTGTCAGTACGCCGTACAGGTGGCCTGTGGCATGGCCTATCTGGAGCAGAGGAGGTTCATCCACCGGGACTTGGCAGCCAG GAACATCCTGCTGGCCTCGGCTCACAGAGTGAAGATCGGTGACTTTGGCCTGATGAGGGCTCTGCCCAACAACGATGAGCACTACGTCATGCAGGAGCATCGAAAGGTCCCCTTTGCATG GTGCGCCCCAGAGAGTCTGAAGACCAGGACGTTCTCCCATGCTACAGACACGTGGATGTTTGGAGTCACTCTCTGGGAGATGTTCACACACGGCCAGGAGCCTTGGCTGGGCCTCAATGGGAGCCAG atCCTGCACAAGATTGATAAAGAAGGTGAACGCCTCCTTAAGCCGGAAGACTGTCCGCAGGATATCTATCATGTGGTGCTGCAGTGTTGGGCTCAGAAACCAGATGACAGACCCACCTTTGTCGCCCTGCGTGAGTTCCTGCTTGAG acCATGCCCACAGACATGTGTGCTCTGCAGGACTTTGACGAGCCAGACAAACTCCAGATACAGCTCAATGATGTCATCACCATCATAGAGGGGAG GGCAGAGAACTACTGGTGGCGAGGCCAAAACAAGCGGACCCTTAAGGTCGGACCGTTCCCCAGAAACGTGGTGACATCAGTAGCGGGTTTGTCAGCTCATGACATCAGCCGGCCGCTCAAGAACAGCTTCATCCACACGGGACACGGAGACATCAACCCTGTTCGCTGCTGGGGCTTCCCCGACAGGATTGACGA TTTGTACCTCGGTAATCCCATGGATCCTCCCGATGTCCTTGGTGTTGACCTCAGTGGTGCTCGGCTCGGGCAGCTACCGGGACGAGCTAGAA AGGAGCCTCCTCCCCGCCCTCCTCAACCAGCAGTGTTAATCAAGAGTAAGTCTGGTTTCTCTCAGCAGCTCCTCACCCATTGCTCCTGCCCTCTCTGTTCCCTCCTAGCTCCACTCCTCAAAG AGCCTTGCTATGATCCAGTTAACGATGATGAGGATCTGACTCCGGCGGGACTGAAGAGATTATCGCTTCGGAAAACGGGTTCTATCAAAGGCTTAAAACTGAAACCTGCTGCGTGGGTCTCTGCTTCCAAACAGGGGGTCGGTCGGACTCCAGGCTCAGGCCACAACCCCAACAGCGAAGTGTCCCTCATTGACTTTGGGGAGGAGTTCCCCCCGCCCACACCGTCCCCCTCCCCTGTGGTTGAAATTCAGATTCCTTCACTGGCAAAGCTAGCTTTGGAGGCAGATAACATCCTGGACCAGACTCCGCCTCAAAGTCCGTCTAGATCGTTGCCCCGCCCCCTTCACCCTACACCAGTAGTGGACTGGGATGCCCGGCCATTACCCCCGCCCCCGGCCTATGACGCTGTAGCCCAAGACGAAGACGATATGGAG GTGAGCTCCATCAACAGTTTGGAGcagcagcatgaggaggagcagagtgaAGTCCATAACCCAGATGAGGGTCTCTTCTCTGGACAGAAGGTGGAAGGTGAGGCTCTTGTCTCCAGGGTTACAGACAGATCAGGTCTGGAGGACAACCTGTTTCTCCCCAGCAAGCAGAGCCAGGTtctgtcctcctccttctcccagTCAGCAGAGATCTTCCAAGAACTCCAGCAGGAGTGCATGAGGAGGCTAAACGTACCGACTGGGAGTGCTGCGCGATCAAGCTCGCCGTCCCCGTGTCCACAGACCCAGAAGGGACACCAGCAGAGTGTCCTCTCCTCCAATGAGGACAAACCCCAGATTCCCCCACGTGTCCCCATACCCCCTCGCCCCATAAAGAGGGGCGACTACACATCCGCTCGCTGGTCAAGGGATCTCTCCCTGTCACCGACGCCAGCCGACACCACAGAGGACGTTTCGGGCCCAGGCCAGGAACGACCACCTCAAATCCCTCCCAGGGACCCTTTGTCCCAACCGGGCTCCAGGACTCCCAGCCCCATGGGCCTGGTGGTGGGCTCCCCCCAACAGAGAGTCTACTCTGTCAGCCCCACCACCATGCCGGCTCCCCTTACCTCCTGTCCCTCCGCACACACCTACGGCtcctacctctccacctctccaggTAAACTCATGCCTACCACGCACAGCTTCGCCTCAGATCCTAAATATGCTGCACCCAAAGTGATCCAGGCTCAGGCGCAGGGGAAAGACTCAGTCAGCAAGGGCCCCTGTATCCTCCCCATCGTCCGCGACGGACGTAAAGTCAGTAACACCCACTATTACCTTCTACCGGAGAGGCCCCCGTACCTCGACCGCTACGACCGCTTCTTCAAGGAGGCGGAGAGCCTGCCTGCCGGCGGCGTGGAGGAAAGACACGTACGGCAAGCTAACACCGCCACGGTCAGACCCATGGTGGTCAGCAACCAGACTCTCCAAGGACACGCCCAGGGACAGGGGCTTGTCCAGCCAGGCGAGCTGAAGGCTAATTTCTCCTCCAACAATAACAGCAGTCTGGGTGGGCCACGGTCAGCGATGAAGACATCAGTTAGTCTCCCTCGCGTCTGTTCAGACGGGCTGACAGCAGCGGTGGTCACCGCTTCCTGCATCAGGACAGACGGAGGAGGGAACTCAGCTGACAGGGTCAAAATG GTGCAGGAGGCAGTTCACGGTGTCACGATAGAGGAGTGCCAAGCCGCCCTCCAGAACCACAACTGGAACATCCAGAAATCTGTGCATCATCTAAAG GTGGAGCAGTTGTTCTGTTTGGGTCTGAGGAGCAGGCCGGAGTGTCTAAAGCTGCTGGAGATGTGTGACTGGAACCTGGAGGTGGCCAGCACTCATATGTTGGACAACTATGGATCCACAACAAGACAGAG ACGGTGA
- the tnk2b gene encoding tyrosine kinase, non-receptor, 2b isoform X7, whose amino-acid sequence MRRFDKLKKSFPFLAHFHVYRKLGSSMQCEEGTEWLLELLMEVQLQQYLLRIRDDLNVTRLSHFDYVKNEDLEKIGMGRPGQRRLWEAVKRRKAMCKRKSWMSKVFSGKRPDGGDFPQQGQPASSFRKLSPTPPLGLAEGVLTTQPGGGAPLDVQQQALTCLIPEKDLTLFEKLGDGSFGVVKRGEWLTPAGKVLNVAVKCLKTDVLNQPDALEDFICEVNAMHSLDHQNLIRLYGVVLTHPMKMVTELAPLGSMLERLRCVRPQGPVLIHTLCQYAVQVACGMAYLEQRRFIHRDLAARNILLASAHRVKIGDFGLMRALPNNDEHYVMQEHRKVPFAWCAPESLKTRTFSHATDTWMFGVTLWEMFTHGQEPWLGLNGSQILHKIDKEGERLLKPEDCPQDIYHVVLQCWAQKPDDRPTFVALREFLLETMPTDMCALQDFDEPDKLQIQLNDVITIIEGRAENYWWRGQNKRTLKVGPFPRNVVTSVAGLSAHDISRPLKNSFIHTGHGDINPVRCWGFPDRIDDLYLGNPMDPPDVLGVDLSGARLGQLPGRARKPCYDPVNDDEDLTPAGLKRLSLRKTGSIKGLKLKPAAWVSASKQGVGRTPGSGHNPNSEVSLIDFGEEFPPPTPSPSPVVEIQIPSLAKLALEADNILDQTPPQSPSRSLPRPLHPTPVVDWDARPLPPPPAYDAVAQDEDDMEVSSINSLEQQHEEEQSEVHNPDEGLFSGQKVEGEALVSRVTDRSGLEDNLFLPSKQSQVLSSSFSQSAEIFQELQQECMRRLNVPTGSAARSSSPSPCPQTQKGHQQSVLSSNEDKPQIPPRVPIPPRPIKRGDYTSARWSRDLSLSPTPADTTEDVSGPGQERPPQIPPRDPLSQPGSRTPSPMGLVVGSPQQRVYSVSPTTMPAPLTSCPSAHTYGSYLSTSPGKLMPTTHSFASDPKYAAPKVIQAQAQGKDSVSKGPCILPIVRDGRKVSNTHYYLLPERPPYLDRYDRFFKEAESLPAGGVEERHVRQANTATVRPMVVSNQTLQGHAQGQGLVQPGELKANFSSNNNSSLGGPRSAMKTSVSLPRVCSDGLTAAVVTASCIRTDGGGNSADRVKMVQEAVHGVTIEECQAALQNHNWNIQKSVHHLKVEQLFCLGLRSRPECLKLLEMCDWNLEVASTHMLDNYGSTTRQRR is encoded by the exons ATGCGGCGTTTTGACAAGCTGAAAAAGTCATTCCCCTTCCTGGCACACTTTCACGTCTATCGA aaACTGGGCAGTAGCATGCAGTGTGAGGAAGGCACAGAAtggctgctggagctgctgatggaggtgcagctgcagcagtaCTTGCTGCGGATCCGAGACGACCTCAACGTCACGCGGCTGTCACACTTCGACTACGTCAAGAACGAAGACCTGGAGAAGATCGGCATGGGTCGACCTG GACAGAGACGTCTGTGGGAGGCTGTGAAAAGGAGGAAAGCCATGTGCAAGCGCAAGTCCTGGATGAGCAAG GTGTTTAGCGGTAAGCGCCCAGATGGAGGAGACTTCCCTCAGCAGGGCCAGCCGGCCTCCTCCTTTCGTAAGCTGTCTCCCACACCTCCGCTGGGCCTGGCGGAGGGAGTCCTGACCACGCAGCCCGGTGGTGGTGCCCCTCTAGACGTGCAGCAGCAGGCTCTGACCTGCCTCATCCCAGAGAAGGACCTGACGCTGTTTGAGAAGCTGGGGGACGGCTCCTTCGGTGTAGTGAAGAGAGGGGAGTGGTTGACGCCTGCAGGGAAGGTG CTGAACGTAGCTGTGAAGTGTCTGAAGACAGATGTGCTCAACCAGCCCGATGCTCTGGAGGATTTCATCTGTGAGGTCAACGCCATGCACTCCCTGGACCACCAGAACCTCATTCGCCTCTACGGTGTGGTGCTCACACACCCAATGAAGATG GTGACCGAGCTGGCTCCTCTGGGCTCAATGCTGGAGCGTTTGCGATGTGTTCGTCCACAGGGCCCGGTGTTGATCCACACGCTTTGTCAGTACGCCGTACAGGTGGCCTGTGGCATGGCCTATCTGGAGCAGAGGAGGTTCATCCACCGGGACTTGGCAGCCAG GAACATCCTGCTGGCCTCGGCTCACAGAGTGAAGATCGGTGACTTTGGCCTGATGAGGGCTCTGCCCAACAACGATGAGCACTACGTCATGCAGGAGCATCGAAAGGTCCCCTTTGCATG GTGCGCCCCAGAGAGTCTGAAGACCAGGACGTTCTCCCATGCTACAGACACGTGGATGTTTGGAGTCACTCTCTGGGAGATGTTCACACACGGCCAGGAGCCTTGGCTGGGCCTCAATGGGAGCCAG atCCTGCACAAGATTGATAAAGAAGGTGAACGCCTCCTTAAGCCGGAAGACTGTCCGCAGGATATCTATCATGTGGTGCTGCAGTGTTGGGCTCAGAAACCAGATGACAGACCCACCTTTGTCGCCCTGCGTGAGTTCCTGCTTGAG acCATGCCCACAGACATGTGTGCTCTGCAGGACTTTGACGAGCCAGACAAACTCCAGATACAGCTCAATGATGTCATCACCATCATAGAGGGGAG GGCAGAGAACTACTGGTGGCGAGGCCAAAACAAGCGGACCCTTAAGGTCGGACCGTTCCCCAGAAACGTGGTGACATCAGTAGCGGGTTTGTCAGCTCATGACATCAGCCGGCCGCTCAAGAACAGCTTCATCCACACGGGACACGGAGACATCAACCCTGTTCGCTGCTGGGGCTTCCCCGACAGGATTGACGA TTTGTACCTCGGTAATCCCATGGATCCTCCCGATGTCCTTGGTGTTGACCTCAGTGGTGCTCGGCTCGGGCAGCTACCGGGACGAGCTAGAA AGCCTTGCTATGATCCAGTTAACGATGATGAGGATCTGACTCCGGCGGGACTGAAGAGATTATCGCTTCGGAAAACGGGTTCTATCAAAGGCTTAAAACTGAAACCTGCTGCGTGGGTCTCTGCTTCCAAACAGGGGGTCGGTCGGACTCCAGGCTCAGGCCACAACCCCAACAGCGAAGTGTCCCTCATTGACTTTGGGGAGGAGTTCCCCCCGCCCACACCGTCCCCCTCCCCTGTGGTTGAAATTCAGATTCCTTCACTGGCAAAGCTAGCTTTGGAGGCAGATAACATCCTGGACCAGACTCCGCCTCAAAGTCCGTCTAGATCGTTGCCCCGCCCCCTTCACCCTACACCAGTAGTGGACTGGGATGCCCGGCCATTACCCCCGCCCCCGGCCTATGACGCTGTAGCCCAAGACGAAGACGATATGGAG GTGAGCTCCATCAACAGTTTGGAGcagcagcatgaggaggagcagagtgaAGTCCATAACCCAGATGAGGGTCTCTTCTCTGGACAGAAGGTGGAAGGTGAGGCTCTTGTCTCCAGGGTTACAGACAGATCAGGTCTGGAGGACAACCTGTTTCTCCCCAGCAAGCAGAGCCAGGTtctgtcctcctccttctcccagTCAGCAGAGATCTTCCAAGAACTCCAGCAGGAGTGCATGAGGAGGCTAAACGTACCGACTGGGAGTGCTGCGCGATCAAGCTCGCCGTCCCCGTGTCCACAGACCCAGAAGGGACACCAGCAGAGTGTCCTCTCCTCCAATGAGGACAAACCCCAGATTCCCCCACGTGTCCCCATACCCCCTCGCCCCATAAAGAGGGGCGACTACACATCCGCTCGCTGGTCAAGGGATCTCTCCCTGTCACCGACGCCAGCCGACACCACAGAGGACGTTTCGGGCCCAGGCCAGGAACGACCACCTCAAATCCCTCCCAGGGACCCTTTGTCCCAACCGGGCTCCAGGACTCCCAGCCCCATGGGCCTGGTGGTGGGCTCCCCCCAACAGAGAGTCTACTCTGTCAGCCCCACCACCATGCCGGCTCCCCTTACCTCCTGTCCCTCCGCACACACCTACGGCtcctacctctccacctctccaggTAAACTCATGCCTACCACGCACAGCTTCGCCTCAGATCCTAAATATGCTGCACCCAAAGTGATCCAGGCTCAGGCGCAGGGGAAAGACTCAGTCAGCAAGGGCCCCTGTATCCTCCCCATCGTCCGCGACGGACGTAAAGTCAGTAACACCCACTATTACCTTCTACCGGAGAGGCCCCCGTACCTCGACCGCTACGACCGCTTCTTCAAGGAGGCGGAGAGCCTGCCTGCCGGCGGCGTGGAGGAAAGACACGTACGGCAAGCTAACACCGCCACGGTCAGACCCATGGTGGTCAGCAACCAGACTCTCCAAGGACACGCCCAGGGACAGGGGCTTGTCCAGCCAGGCGAGCTGAAGGCTAATTTCTCCTCCAACAATAACAGCAGTCTGGGTGGGCCACGGTCAGCGATGAAGACATCAGTTAGTCTCCCTCGCGTCTGTTCAGACGGGCTGACAGCAGCGGTGGTCACCGCTTCCTGCATCAGGACAGACGGAGGAGGGAACTCAGCTGACAGGGTCAAAATG GTGCAGGAGGCAGTTCACGGTGTCACGATAGAGGAGTGCCAAGCCGCCCTCCAGAACCACAACTGGAACATCCAGAAATCTGTGCATCATCTAAAG GTGGAGCAGTTGTTCTGTTTGGGTCTGAGGAGCAGGCCGGAGTGTCTAAAGCTGCTGGAGATGTGTGACTGGAACCTGGAGGTGGCCAGCACTCATATGTTGGACAACTATGGATCCACAACAAGACAGAG ACGGTGA
- the tnk2b gene encoding tyrosine kinase, non-receptor, 2b isoform X1, giving the protein MGETADYQRLQDTSESDYQRLPSDDEEKLGSSMQCEEGTEWLLELLMEVQLQQYLLRIRDDLNVTRLSHFDYVKNEDLEKIGMGRPGQRRLWEAVKRRKAMCKRKSWMSKVFSGKRPDGGDFPQQGQPASSFRKLSPTPPLGLAEGVLTTQPGGGAPLDVQQQALTCLIPEKDLTLFEKLGDGSFGVVKRGEWLTPAGKVLNVAVKCLKTDVLNQPDALEDFICEVNAMHSLDHQNLIRLYGVVLTHPMKMVTELAPLGSMLERLRCVRPQGPVLIHTLCQYAVQVACGMAYLEQRRFIHRDLAARNILLASAHRVKIGDFGLMRALPNNDEHYVMQEHRKVPFAWCAPESLKTRTFSHATDTWMFGVTLWEMFTHGQEPWLGLNGSQILHKIDKEGERLLKPEDCPQDIYHVVLQCWAQKPDDRPTFVALREFLLETMPTDMCALQDFDEPDKLQIQLNDVITIIEGRAENYWWRGQNKRTLKVGPFPRNVVTSVAGLSAHDISRPLKNSFIHTGHGDINPVRCWGFPDRIDDLYLGNPMDPPDVLGVDLSGARLGQLPGRARKEPPPRPPQPAVLIKSKSGFSQQLLTHCSCPLCSLLAPLLKEPCYDPVNDDEDLTPAGLKRLSLRKTGSIKGLKLKPAAWVSASKQGVGRTPGSGHNPNSEVSLIDFGEEFPPPTPSPSPVVEIQIPSLAKLALEADNILDQTPPQSPSRSLPRPLHPTPVVDWDARPLPPPPAYDAVAQDEDDMEVSSINSLEQQHEEEQSEVHNPDEGLFSGQKVEGEALVSRVTDRSGLEDNLFLPSKQSQVLSSSFSQSAEIFQELQQECMRRLNVPTGSAARSSSPSPCPQTQKGHQQSVLSSNEDKPQIPPRVPIPPRPIKRGDYTSARWSRDLSLSPTPADTTEDVSGPGQERPPQIPPRDPLSQPGSRTPSPMGLVVGSPQQRVYSVSPTTMPAPLTSCPSAHTYGSYLSTSPGKLMPTTHSFASDPKYAAPKVIQAQAQGKDSVSKGPCILPIVRDGRKVSNTHYYLLPERPPYLDRYDRFFKEAESLPAGGVEERHVRQANTATVRPMVVSNQTLQGHAQGQGLVQPGELKANFSSNNNSSLGGPRSAMKTSVSLPRVCSDGLTAAVVTASCIRTDGGGNSADRVKMVQEAVHGVTIEECQAALQNHNWNIQKSVHHLKVEQLFCLGLRSRPECLKLLEMCDWNLEVASTHMLDNYGSTTRQRR; this is encoded by the exons aaACTGGGCAGTAGCATGCAGTGTGAGGAAGGCACAGAAtggctgctggagctgctgatggaggtgcagctgcagcagtaCTTGCTGCGGATCCGAGACGACCTCAACGTCACGCGGCTGTCACACTTCGACTACGTCAAGAACGAAGACCTGGAGAAGATCGGCATGGGTCGACCTG GACAGAGACGTCTGTGGGAGGCTGTGAAAAGGAGGAAAGCCATGTGCAAGCGCAAGTCCTGGATGAGCAAG GTGTTTAGCGGTAAGCGCCCAGATGGAGGAGACTTCCCTCAGCAGGGCCAGCCGGCCTCCTCCTTTCGTAAGCTGTCTCCCACACCTCCGCTGGGCCTGGCGGAGGGAGTCCTGACCACGCAGCCCGGTGGTGGTGCCCCTCTAGACGTGCAGCAGCAGGCTCTGACCTGCCTCATCCCAGAGAAGGACCTGACGCTGTTTGAGAAGCTGGGGGACGGCTCCTTCGGTGTAGTGAAGAGAGGGGAGTGGTTGACGCCTGCAGGGAAGGTG CTGAACGTAGCTGTGAAGTGTCTGAAGACAGATGTGCTCAACCAGCCCGATGCTCTGGAGGATTTCATCTGTGAGGTCAACGCCATGCACTCCCTGGACCACCAGAACCTCATTCGCCTCTACGGTGTGGTGCTCACACACCCAATGAAGATG GTGACCGAGCTGGCTCCTCTGGGCTCAATGCTGGAGCGTTTGCGATGTGTTCGTCCACAGGGCCCGGTGTTGATCCACACGCTTTGTCAGTACGCCGTACAGGTGGCCTGTGGCATGGCCTATCTGGAGCAGAGGAGGTTCATCCACCGGGACTTGGCAGCCAG GAACATCCTGCTGGCCTCGGCTCACAGAGTGAAGATCGGTGACTTTGGCCTGATGAGGGCTCTGCCCAACAACGATGAGCACTACGTCATGCAGGAGCATCGAAAGGTCCCCTTTGCATG GTGCGCCCCAGAGAGTCTGAAGACCAGGACGTTCTCCCATGCTACAGACACGTGGATGTTTGGAGTCACTCTCTGGGAGATGTTCACACACGGCCAGGAGCCTTGGCTGGGCCTCAATGGGAGCCAG atCCTGCACAAGATTGATAAAGAAGGTGAACGCCTCCTTAAGCCGGAAGACTGTCCGCAGGATATCTATCATGTGGTGCTGCAGTGTTGGGCTCAGAAACCAGATGACAGACCCACCTTTGTCGCCCTGCGTGAGTTCCTGCTTGAG acCATGCCCACAGACATGTGTGCTCTGCAGGACTTTGACGAGCCAGACAAACTCCAGATACAGCTCAATGATGTCATCACCATCATAGAGGGGAG GGCAGAGAACTACTGGTGGCGAGGCCAAAACAAGCGGACCCTTAAGGTCGGACCGTTCCCCAGAAACGTGGTGACATCAGTAGCGGGTTTGTCAGCTCATGACATCAGCCGGCCGCTCAAGAACAGCTTCATCCACACGGGACACGGAGACATCAACCCTGTTCGCTGCTGGGGCTTCCCCGACAGGATTGACGA TTTGTACCTCGGTAATCCCATGGATCCTCCCGATGTCCTTGGTGTTGACCTCAGTGGTGCTCGGCTCGGGCAGCTACCGGGACGAGCTAGAA AGGAGCCTCCTCCCCGCCCTCCTCAACCAGCAGTGTTAATCAAGAGTAAGTCTGGTTTCTCTCAGCAGCTCCTCACCCATTGCTCCTGCCCTCTCTGTTCCCTCCTAGCTCCACTCCTCAAAG AGCCTTGCTATGATCCAGTTAACGATGATGAGGATCTGACTCCGGCGGGACTGAAGAGATTATCGCTTCGGAAAACGGGTTCTATCAAAGGCTTAAAACTGAAACCTGCTGCGTGGGTCTCTGCTTCCAAACAGGGGGTCGGTCGGACTCCAGGCTCAGGCCACAACCCCAACAGCGAAGTGTCCCTCATTGACTTTGGGGAGGAGTTCCCCCCGCCCACACCGTCCCCCTCCCCTGTGGTTGAAATTCAGATTCCTTCACTGGCAAAGCTAGCTTTGGAGGCAGATAACATCCTGGACCAGACTCCGCCTCAAAGTCCGTCTAGATCGTTGCCCCGCCCCCTTCACCCTACACCAGTAGTGGACTGGGATGCCCGGCCATTACCCCCGCCCCCGGCCTATGACGCTGTAGCCCAAGACGAAGACGATATGGAG GTGAGCTCCATCAACAGTTTGGAGcagcagcatgaggaggagcagagtgaAGTCCATAACCCAGATGAGGGTCTCTTCTCTGGACAGAAGGTGGAAGGTGAGGCTCTTGTCTCCAGGGTTACAGACAGATCAGGTCTGGAGGACAACCTGTTTCTCCCCAGCAAGCAGAGCCAGGTtctgtcctcctccttctcccagTCAGCAGAGATCTTCCAAGAACTCCAGCAGGAGTGCATGAGGAGGCTAAACGTACCGACTGGGAGTGCTGCGCGATCAAGCTCGCCGTCCCCGTGTCCACAGACCCAGAAGGGACACCAGCAGAGTGTCCTCTCCTCCAATGAGGACAAACCCCAGATTCCCCCACGTGTCCCCATACCCCCTCGCCCCATAAAGAGGGGCGACTACACATCCGCTCGCTGGTCAAGGGATCTCTCCCTGTCACCGACGCCAGCCGACACCACAGAGGACGTTTCGGGCCCAGGCCAGGAACGACCACCTCAAATCCCTCCCAGGGACCCTTTGTCCCAACCGGGCTCCAGGACTCCCAGCCCCATGGGCCTGGTGGTGGGCTCCCCCCAACAGAGAGTCTACTCTGTCAGCCCCACCACCATGCCGGCTCCCCTTACCTCCTGTCCCTCCGCACACACCTACGGCtcctacctctccacctctccaggTAAACTCATGCCTACCACGCACAGCTTCGCCTCAGATCCTAAATATGCTGCACCCAAAGTGATCCAGGCTCAGGCGCAGGGGAAAGACTCAGTCAGCAAGGGCCCCTGTATCCTCCCCATCGTCCGCGACGGACGTAAAGTCAGTAACACCCACTATTACCTTCTACCGGAGAGGCCCCCGTACCTCGACCGCTACGACCGCTTCTTCAAGGAGGCGGAGAGCCTGCCTGCCGGCGGCGTGGAGGAAAGACACGTACGGCAAGCTAACACCGCCACGGTCAGACCCATGGTGGTCAGCAACCAGACTCTCCAAGGACACGCCCAGGGACAGGGGCTTGTCCAGCCAGGCGAGCTGAAGGCTAATTTCTCCTCCAACAATAACAGCAGTCTGGGTGGGCCACGGTCAGCGATGAAGACATCAGTTAGTCTCCCTCGCGTCTGTTCAGACGGGCTGACAGCAGCGGTGGTCACCGCTTCCTGCATCAGGACAGACGGAGGAGGGAACTCAGCTGACAGGGTCAAAATG GTGCAGGAGGCAGTTCACGGTGTCACGATAGAGGAGTGCCAAGCCGCCCTCCAGAACCACAACTGGAACATCCAGAAATCTGTGCATCATCTAAAG GTGGAGCAGTTGTTCTGTTTGGGTCTGAGGAGCAGGCCGGAGTGTCTAAAGCTGCTGGAGATGTGTGACTGGAACCTGGAGGTGGCCAGCACTCATATGTTGGACAACTATGGATCCACAACAAGACAGAG ACGGTGA